A genome region from Carassius gibelio isolate Cgi1373 ecotype wild population from Czech Republic chromosome A23, carGib1.2-hapl.c, whole genome shotgun sequence includes the following:
- the LOC127944206 gene encoding insulin-like growth factor-binding protein 6: MENLRPGRKMSFLSNLTPVVLLLIVHCGSWSLAGRLGPNKNCQTCKDGHPLAAGRTSRDPAGAPSTNVLALGEPCGVYTLSCAKGLRCVPPPREHSPLQALLQGRGSCTKQSKTSPTERPRPTGPHPSNSGEIEKAPCRKLLNSVLRGLELTIFQSDRDIYIPNCDTRGFYRKKQCRSSKGMQRGQCWCVDEMGNTVPSRAGEDGILPCDGE; this comes from the exons ATGGAGAACCTGAGACCCGGACGCAAGATGTCCTTCCTTTCCAACTTGACCCCGGTTGTCCTGTTGCTGATCGTCCACTGTGGATCCTGGTCTTTGGCGGGTCGCTTGGGCCCCAACaaaaactgtcagacatgcaaagaTGGGCACCCCTTGGCTGCGGGCCGGACCTCCAGGGACCCGGCTGGGGCGCCCAGCACAAATGTGTTGGCGTTGGGGGAGCCCTGTGGGGTTTACACACTGAGCTGCGCCAAGGGGCTTCGCTGTGTACCCCCTCCACGTGAACACAGCCCCCTTCAGGCTCTGCTGCAGGGCAGAGGCTCCTGCACCAAACAGAGCAAAACGAGTCCCACCGAGAGGCCCCGCCCCACAG GGCCACATCCTTCGAACAGTGGTGAAATAGAAAAG GCTCCATGTCGTAAGCTGCTCAACTCTGTCTTGCGTGGACTCGAACTCACCATTTTCCAGTCGGATCGGGACATCTACATCCCAAACTGTGACACTCGTGGTTTCTACAGGAAAAAGCAG TGTCGGTCCTCTAAGGGCATGCAGCGTGGCCAATGCTGGTGCGTCGACGAGATGGGAAACACAGTGCCATCACGTGCCGGCGAGGATGGCATTTTACCATGTGATGGAGAGTGA